A window of the Dermatophagoides farinae isolate YC_2012a chromosome 2, ASM2471394v1, whole genome shotgun sequence genome harbors these coding sequences:
- the LOC124498747 gene encoding uncharacterized protein LOC124498747 isoform X1, producing the protein MIKTWITMARFIMIIQFLILFIVALSRITIIETTSSSSSSSSLSTNVTDSSLPAAHTTDVNNQTDVTATVSSPAIISTALESKTNITSPPTVVYQQHHHPSLSISEANDYKNNSLVLSSMVFYDEQPIDPNSSAIKILTNKPKIIYSDRNHNNGDDDEYHLERDIDQYFKNKEKRIRFRQNQHDDSNDDDDDDEDLINLIDNRKQVVNIIEVKRPPTNVPPPETIIYKGRRFRLFRPPKYMLQRAKKRILPAESIVEDDPHHHRNHYHHEIPRHRSNRNKARVGRKAYAGKLSEFPVLPPLNRGQPMVAKVYWRRTIYPMSSTMNRPKRRTIYETVTTNDDDDDGDDDNLDENSRQKRQNKKIEKYIVLYVRKNPRDKNNNTLNKNSKTIDEPFMATSSDNMPQKISIKNKKTKSSQQTSFHELYNDDDIDDEEPDSSPWSLDSDDDVDDDEDFDDEQTAKNRNDNEGGGGDDDDDVDDNNTSNNDDENNYKKLEKFQRPIPKWPVWNKMGIPSLAPLPMPPESSSSSSSYTNDPVTKPIINFYHHQYTSDSPELVSKNNNNDSERHRENIVHRIPTTSSNKNFIGNNNYNPHHHHHPHRHNNNNEINNNPQYKKKKNREQNHSKSSQTKKFFKIVNYNIDQ; encoded by the exons ATGATAAAAACGTGGATAACAATGGCCAgattcataatgattattcaatttttaatcttATTCATTGTTGCATTATCGAGGATAACAATCATTGAAAccacatcatcgtcatcatcatcatcatcattgtcgacaAATGTCACCGATTCATCATTGCCAGCAGCACATACAACAGATGTAAACAATCAAACAGATGTTACTGCAACAGTGTCATCACCGGCAATCATATCAACAGCATtggaatcaaaaacaaatattacATCACCACCAACGGTCGTCTATcagcaacatcatcatccatcattATCTATAAGTGAAGCcaatgattataaaaataattctttAGTATTATCATCGATGGTATTCTATGACGAACAGCCAATTGATCCGAATTCTTCAGCTATTAAAATTCTGACAAATAAACCGAAAATTATTTATAGCGATCGTAATCAtaacaatggtgatgatgatgaatatcattTAGAACGagatattgatcaatattttaaaaacaaagaaaaacgtATTCGATTTCGACAAAATCAACACGATGATtctaacgatgatgatgatgatgatgaagatttaattaatttgattgataatcgaAAACAAGTGGTAAATATTATTGAAGTTAAACGTCCACCAACAAATGTACCGCCACCGGAGACCATCATTTATAAAGGTCGACGTTTTCGACTATTTCGGCCACCGAAATATATGTTACAAAGAGCAAAGAAACGTATATTGCCAGCTGAATCTATTGTCGAAGAtgatcctcatcatcatcgtaatcattatcatcatgaaattcCTAGACATCGATCAAATCGAAATAAAG CTCGTGTAGGAAGAAAAGCATATGCTGGAAAATTATCCGAATTTCCCGTGTTACCACCATTGAATCGAGGACAACCAATGGTAGCAAAAGTATATTGGCGACGTACAATTTATCCAATGTCATCGACAATGAATCGTCCAAAACGTAGAACTATTTATGAAACAGTAacaacgaatgatgatgatgatgatggtgatgatgataatcttgatgaaaattcaagaCAAAAAcgtcaaaataaaaaaattgaaaaatatattgTACTTTATGTACGAAAAAATCCACgtgataaaaacaacaatacactgaataaaaattcaaaaacaatcgatgaaCCATTCATGGCAACATCATCTGATAATATGCCACAAAAGATTAGCattaagaataaaaaaactaaatcatcacaacaaacatcatttCATGAactttataatgatgatgatatcgatgaCGAGGAACCGGATAGTTCACCATGGTCATTGgattccgatgatgatgttgatgatgatgaagattttgatgatgaacaaacagCCAAAAATCGAAACGATAATGAAGGTGgcggtggtgatgatgatgatgatgtcgatgacaataatactagcaataatgatgatgaaaataattataaaaaattggaaaaatttcaacgaCCAATACCCAAATGGCCAGTATGGAATAAAATGGGAATACCATCACTAGCTCCATTACCAATGCCACCAGAATCCAGTTCTTCTTCGTCTTCTTATACAAATGATCCTGTAACAAAACCgatcataaatttttatcaccatcaatatACATCTGATTCACCAGAATTGGTAtcgaaaaataacaataatgattccGAACGACATCGTGAAAATATTGTTCATCGTATACCAACAAcgtcatcaaataaaaatttcattggaaataataattataatccacatcatcatcatcatccacatcgtcataataataacaatgaaatcaataataatccacaatataaaaagaaaaaaaatcgtgaacaaaatcattcaaaatcaagtcaaacgaaaaaatttttcaaaattgtcaattataacattgatcaataa
- the LOC124498747 gene encoding uncharacterized protein LOC124498747 isoform X2, producing the protein MIKTWITMARFIMIIQFLILFIVALSRITIIETTSSSSSSSSLSTNVTDSSLPAAHTTDVNNQTDVTATVSSPAIISTALESKTNITSPPTVVYQQHHHPSLSISEANDYKNNSLVLSSMVFYDEQPIDPNSSAIKILTNKPKIIYSDRNHNNGDDDEYHLERDIDQYFKNKEKRIRFRQNQHDDSNDDDDDDEDLINLIDNRKQVVNIIEVKRPPTNVPPPETIIYKGRRFRLFRPPKYMLQRAKKPRVGRKAYAGKLSEFPVLPPLNRGQPMVAKVYWRRTIYPMSSTMNRPKRRTIYETVTTNDDDDDGDDDNLDENSRQKRQNKKIEKYIVLYVRKNPRDKNNNTLNKNSKTIDEPFMATSSDNMPQKISIKNKKTKSSQQTSFHELYNDDDIDDEEPDSSPWSLDSDDDVDDDEDFDDEQTAKNRNDNEGGGGDDDDDVDDNNTSNNDDENNYKKLEKFQRPIPKWPVWNKMGIPSLAPLPMPPESSSSSSSYTNDPVTKPIINFYHHQYTSDSPELVSKNNNNDSERHRENIVHRIPTTSSNKNFIGNNNYNPHHHHHPHRHNNNNEINNNPQYKKKKNREQNHSKSSQTKKFFKIVNYNIDQ; encoded by the exons ATGATAAAAACGTGGATAACAATGGCCAgattcataatgattattcaatttttaatcttATTCATTGTTGCATTATCGAGGATAACAATCATTGAAAccacatcatcgtcatcatcatcatcatcattgtcgacaAATGTCACCGATTCATCATTGCCAGCAGCACATACAACAGATGTAAACAATCAAACAGATGTTACTGCAACAGTGTCATCACCGGCAATCATATCAACAGCATtggaatcaaaaacaaatattacATCACCACCAACGGTCGTCTATcagcaacatcatcatccatcattATCTATAAGTGAAGCcaatgattataaaaataattctttAGTATTATCATCGATGGTATTCTATGACGAACAGCCAATTGATCCGAATTCTTCAGCTATTAAAATTCTGACAAATAAACCGAAAATTATTTATAGCGATCGTAATCAtaacaatggtgatgatgatgaatatcattTAGAACGagatattgatcaatattttaaaaacaaagaaaaacgtATTCGATTTCGACAAAATCAACACGATGATtctaacgatgatgatgatgatgatgaagatttaattaatttgattgataatcgaAAACAAGTGGTAAATATTATTGAAGTTAAACGTCCACCAACAAATGTACCGCCACCGGAGACCATCATTTATAAAGGTCGACGTTTTCGACTATTTCGGCCACCGAAATATATGTTACAAAGAGCAAAGAAAC CTCGTGTAGGAAGAAAAGCATATGCTGGAAAATTATCCGAATTTCCCGTGTTACCACCATTGAATCGAGGACAACCAATGGTAGCAAAAGTATATTGGCGACGTACAATTTATCCAATGTCATCGACAATGAATCGTCCAAAACGTAGAACTATTTATGAAACAGTAacaacgaatgatgatgatgatgatggtgatgatgataatcttgatgaaaattcaagaCAAAAAcgtcaaaataaaaaaattgaaaaatatattgTACTTTATGTACGAAAAAATCCACgtgataaaaacaacaatacactgaataaaaattcaaaaacaatcgatgaaCCATTCATGGCAACATCATCTGATAATATGCCACAAAAGATTAGCattaagaataaaaaaactaaatcatcacaacaaacatcatttCATGAactttataatgatgatgatatcgatgaCGAGGAACCGGATAGTTCACCATGGTCATTGgattccgatgatgatgttgatgatgatgaagattttgatgatgaacaaacagCCAAAAATCGAAACGATAATGAAGGTGgcggtggtgatgatgatgatgatgtcgatgacaataatactagcaataatgatgatgaaaataattataaaaaattggaaaaatttcaacgaCCAATACCCAAATGGCCAGTATGGAATAAAATGGGAATACCATCACTAGCTCCATTACCAATGCCACCAGAATCCAGTTCTTCTTCGTCTTCTTATACAAATGATCCTGTAACAAAACCgatcataaatttttatcaccatcaatatACATCTGATTCACCAGAATTGGTAtcgaaaaataacaataatgattccGAACGACATCGTGAAAATATTGTTCATCGTATACCAACAAcgtcatcaaataaaaatttcattggaaataataattataatccacatcatcatcatcatccacatcgtcataataataacaatgaaatcaataataatccacaatataaaaagaaaaaaaatcgtgaacaaaatcattcaaaatcaagtcaaacgaaaaaatttttcaaaattgtcaattataacattgatcaataa
- the Gle1 gene encoding gle1 RNA export mediator, with protein MSTIVEALKQTKKGQLKYDCNWKEEGRTEEIVNSVKQNLATLSLSPSMKIHSPLSKVSHSLMMPTVKSNLNGINNHEKVIDDTLDNLITDNDNDDLDEKSNDPNFSITDIELKNYEKQKKIEVIQRLEERQREWNEKNESIMKKYEDQMRMIQKKYLLESMRFQKKYDDEIQQLEIELESSTKPQSLSGDDTMGTRKRNLKLREIEEKHKLLLKEKERKQQQQNELKLWLTTSKEKIDQSVRIFDERLKEFPDDDDLNHQRNVAKLLEQDIEVLLLSKNEYTDEDRKFCEDKLGEFLKINEKFSIQFAELKRRQDEIAQKNSTSSSSNLTSEKPISIQSSNNINDSMMQTVMNEQENVVKNKFKTSRDLYIDYQSKLIKFENLCQQFQDNESKKPLRTALQLYVRSIINSICNISIEHLREKVSRLLNLFGQKWFEHKGKKISISDADYSYHFAITTTVKIILLVASKQQNISLKLAPVIVILWANVSMFGDIFLAHLYLSCPYVIPYFPTRTNNQNDTEYTIVLGYQFDKNGQLESEESFQSRMFSLMELYSSIIQCNMPMEEHPRNIHFGWRWLAMILNDQPADQITALLLDAFLSMSAHKMLSTYGRQFFKLFYYIQSDFIQRIETITKKEERQTLMKLKSLLQDMNRKLSRMQQHQQQQSIGFDTIAKNLAPNGLVPNYFFTKSYIFMSKR; from the exons ATGTCGACGATTGTTGAAGCATTAAAGCAAACGAAAAAAGGTCAATTAAAATATGATTGTAATTGGAAAGAAGAAGGACGTACCGAG gaAATTGTCAATTCGGTTAAACAAAATTTGGCCACCTTGAGTTTATCACCatcgatgaaaattcattcaccatTATCGAAAGTGtctcattcattgatgatgccAACCGTTAAATCTAATCTGAATGGcattaataatcatgaaaaaGTTATCGATGATACGCTGGATAATTTAATcactgataatgataatgatgatttggatgaaaaatccaatgatccaaatttttcaataaccGATATTGAActgaaaaattatgaaaaacaaaagaaaattgaagtAATACAACGATTAGAGGAACGACAAcgtgaatggaatgaaaaaaatgaatcaataatgaaaaaatatgaagaTCAAATGCGAATGATACAGAAAAAATATCTACTTGAATCAATGAGATTTcagaaaaaatatgatgatgaaattcaacaacttgaaattgaattggaaaGTTCAACAAAACCACAATCATTATCCGGTGATGATACAATGGGAACTAGAAAACGGAATCTAAAATTGAGAGAAATTGAAGAGAAacataaattattattgaaagaaaaagaacgtaaacaacaacaacaaaatgaattaaaattatgGCTAACTACTTCtaaggaaaaaattgatcaatctgTCCGGATATTCGACGAACGTCTAAAAGAATTtcccgatgatgatgatttaaatcaCCAACGAAATGTGGCTAAATTATTAGAACAAGATATAGAGGTTTTACTTTTATCCAAAAACGAATACACCGATGAGGATAGAAAATTTTGTGAAGATAAACTTGGCGAGTTTcttaaaattaatgaaaaattttccattcaatttgcTGAATTAAAACGTCGGCAAGATGAAATTGCtcagaaaaattcaacatcatcatcatcgaatttaACTTCCGAAAAgccaatttcaattcaatcaagtAACAACATTAATGACTCAATGATGCAAACAGTGatgaatgaacaagaaaatgttgtaaaaaataaattcaaaacatcTCGAGATCTAtacattgattatcaatcaaaattgatcaagtttgaaaatttatgtCAACAATTTCAggataatgaatcaaaaaaaccaTTACGTACTGCATTACAGCTCTATGTTCGTAGTATAATAAATAGCATTTGTAATATCTCTATCGAACATTTACGTGAAAAAGTATCCAGATTACTCAATCTTTTTGGACAAAAATGGTTCGAACataaagggaaaaaaatttcaattagcGATGCTGATTATTCATATCATTTTGCAATCACCACAACTGTAAAAATTATATTG CTTGTGGCTAGTAAACAGCAAAATATTTCTTTAAAATTGGCTCCAGTTATTGTGATATTATGGGCAAATGTATCAATGTTTGGCGATATATTTCTTGCTCATCTTTATCTTTCTTGTCCATATGTGATACCATATTTTCCAACAAGAACAAATAACCAAAATGATACTGAATACACCATTGTTCTTGGCTATCAATTCGATAAAAATGGCCAACTAGAATCAGAagaatcatttcaatcaagaATGTTTTCACTGATGgaattatattcatcaatcatacaATGTAATATGCCAATGGAAGAACATCCAcgaaacattcattttggttGGCGATGGTTGGCaatgattttaaatgatCAACCAGCCGATCAGATTACTGCATTACTTTTGGATGCTTTTCTTTCAATGTCAGCACATAAAATGCTATCAACATATGGCagacaattttttaaattattttattatatacaaTCAGATTTTATTCAACGAATCGAaacaattacaaaaaaagaagaaagacaaacattgatgaaattaaaatcattattacaggatatgaatagaaaattatCTCGAATgcaacaacaccaacaacaacaatcgattggATTCGATACTATAGCAAAAAATTTAGCACCAAATGGTTTAGTTccgaattatttttttacaaaatctTATATTTTTATGTCTAAACGATAA